The following are encoded together in the Jaculus jaculus isolate mJacJac1 chromosome 3, mJacJac1.mat.Y.cur, whole genome shotgun sequence genome:
- the Lmo1 gene encoding rhombotin-1 isoform X2, with protein MLSVQPKGKQKGCAGCNRKIKDRYLLKALDKYWHEDCLKCACCDCRLGEVGSTLYTKANLILCRRDYLRLFGTTGNCAACSKLIPAFEMVMRARDNVYHLDCFACQLCNQRFCVGDKFFLKNNMILCQMDYEEGQLNGTFEAQVQ; from the exons ATGCTCTCTGTCCAACCCAAGGGAAAGCAGAAGGGCTGTGCAGGCTGCAACCGCAAAATCAAGGACCGCTacctgctgaaggccctggacaAGTACTGGCACGAGGACTGCCTCAAGTGTGCCTGCTGCGACTGCCGCCTGGGCGAGGTGGGCTCCACCCTCTACACGAAGGCCAACCTCATCCTGTGCCGGCGTGACTACCTGAG GCTTTTTGGCACCACAGGAAACTGTGCGGCCTGCAGCAAGCTGATCCCAGCCTTCGAGATGGTGATGCGGGCCCGGGACAACGTATATCACCTCGACTGCTTCGCCTGCCAGCTCTGCAACCAGAG ATTTTGCGTGGGAGACAAATTCTTCTTGAAGAACAACATGATCTTGTGTCAGATGGACTATGAGGAAGGGCAGCTCAATGGCACCTTCGAAGCCCAGGTTCAGTAA
- the Lmo1 gene encoding rhombotin-1 isoform X1, whose protein sequence is MMVLDKEDGVPMLSVQPKGKQKGCAGCNRKIKDRYLLKALDKYWHEDCLKCACCDCRLGEVGSTLYTKANLILCRRDYLRLFGTTGNCAACSKLIPAFEMVMRARDNVYHLDCFACQLCNQRFCVGDKFFLKNNMILCQMDYEEGQLNGTFEAQVQ, encoded by the exons gTGTGCCAATGCTCTCTGTCCAACCCAAGGGAAAGCAGAAGGGCTGTGCAGGCTGCAACCGCAAAATCAAGGACCGCTacctgctgaaggccctggacaAGTACTGGCACGAGGACTGCCTCAAGTGTGCCTGCTGCGACTGCCGCCTGGGCGAGGTGGGCTCCACCCTCTACACGAAGGCCAACCTCATCCTGTGCCGGCGTGACTACCTGAG GCTTTTTGGCACCACAGGAAACTGTGCGGCCTGCAGCAAGCTGATCCCAGCCTTCGAGATGGTGATGCGGGCCCGGGACAACGTATATCACCTCGACTGCTTCGCCTGCCAGCTCTGCAACCAGAG ATTTTGCGTGGGAGACAAATTCTTCTTGAAGAACAACATGATCTTGTGTCAGATGGACTATGAGGAAGGGCAGCTCAATGGCACCTTCGAAGCCCAGGTTCAGTAA